The following coding sequences are from one Triticum aestivum cultivar Chinese Spring chromosome 5A, IWGSC CS RefSeq v2.1, whole genome shotgun sequence window:
- the LOC123107588 gene encoding putrescine hydroxycinnamoyltransferase 3-like, which produces MEVTVLGSKLVKPAYNAGAAPAPSTEYIPLSIFDKVTFNMQMAIIYAFAAPAPSTAAIENGLATVLAQYRAFAGQLGEAPDGTPSFILNDRGARLVEATVDADLIDMAPAKPTPELLKLHPDLEAEHEEVVLLQLTRFRCGSLAVGFTSNHVVADGHATSNFLIAWGRATRGLPIGLPPVHHHKDLFKPRSSPRVEHDHRNREYYLPSPTDVVGHHGNAADNIVIHKAHFSKDFIAGLRAKASEGRGRPFSRFETILAHLWRTMTRARDLSPEETTKIRLSVDGRHRLGQPAEYFGNMVLWAFPRSTVGDLLNRPLKHAAQVIHDEVAKVDGAYFQSFVDFASSGAAEKEGLARSAVCKDAQCPDVEVDSWLTFPFYELDFGTGSPSYFMPAYFPTEGMLFLVPSNFGDGSVDAFVPLFQENLQAFKECCYSME; this is translated from the coding sequence ATGGAGGTTACGGTGTTGGGCTCCAAGCTCGTCAAGCCCGCCTACAATGCCGGCGCGGCGCCGGCACCTTCCACCGAGTACATCCCTCTGTCCATCTTCGACAAGGTGACGTTCAACATGCAGATGGCCATCATCTACGCCTtcgccgcgcccgcgccctccACGGCCGCCATCGAGAACGGCCTCGCCACGGTCCTTGCCCAGTACCGCGCCTTCGCCGGCCAGCTCGGCGAGGCGCCCGACGGCACGCCGTCCTTCATCCTCAACGACCGTGGCGCGCGCCTGGTTGAGGCGACCGTGGACGCCGACCTCATCGACATGGCGCCAGCGAAACCCACGCCGGAGCTGCTCAAGCTGCATCCTGACCTGGAGGCGGAGCACGAGGAGGTTGTGCTGCTGCAGCTCACGCGGTTCCGGTGCGGCTCCCTCGCCGTGGGGTTCACGTCCAACCACGTCGTCGCCGACGGCCACGCCACCAGCAACTTCCTCATCGCCTGGGGGCGCGCCACGAGAGGCCTCCCCATCGGCCTCCCTCCCGTGCACCACCACAAGGACCTCTTCAAGCCACGGTCGTCGCCTCGCGTGGAGCACGACCACCGCAACAGGGAGTACTACCTGCCGTCGCCCACCGACGTCGTCGGTCACCACGGCAATGCCGCCGACAACATCGTCATCCATAAGGCGCACTTCTCCAAGGACTTCATCGCCGGTCTCCGAGCCAAGGCGTCAGAAGGGCGCGGCCGGCCGTTCAGCCGGTTTGAGACCATCCTCGCCCACCTCTGGCGCACCATGACACGCGCGCGCGACCTGAGCCCCGAGGAGACCACCAAGATCCGGCTGTCCGTGGACGGGCGACACCGGCTCGGCCAGCCGGCGGAGTACTTCGGCAACATGGTGCTTTGGGCGTTCCCGCGCTCCACGGTGGGTGACCTCCTCAACCGGCCGCTGAAGCACGCGGCTCAGGTGATCCATGACGAGGTGGCGAAGGTGGACGGCGCATACTTCCAGTCGTTCGTAGACTTCGCAAGCTCCGGCGCCGCCGAGAAGGAGGGGCTGGCTCGGAGCGCCGTGTGCAAGGACGCGCAGTGCCCGGACGTGGAGGTGGATAGCTGGCTGACGTTCCCGTTCTACGAGCTGGACTTCGGCACGGGGAGCCCGAGCTACTTCATGCCGGCCTACTTCCCCACGGAGGGAATGCTTTTCCTCGTGCCGTCAAACTTCGGCGACGGCAGCGTCGATGCCTTCGTACCCCTATTCCAAGAGAACCTCCAGGCGTTCAAAGAATGCTGCTATTCCATGGAGTAG
- the LOC123107589 gene encoding uncharacterized protein, with amino-acid sequence MYSLLGDLADASDNEFPMEPLCFPAVVIGADELPPMAGGSTDGQICAAEGGVAGERDVEPHASDQSIHPKAPGWTRRVRIGAAAPGRTPNPGRSSALWKANRGFAEKPGEIVIVPAIGTSFDTLGEAYDFHNIHSWEKAFGIRHGKSRLNVERTKCMEVCVCAGKPGVEDT; translated from the exons ATGTACAGCCTATTAGGAG ATTTGGCCGATGCAAGCGACAACGAGTTTCCGATGGAGCCGCTCTGCTTCCCCGCGGTGGTGATAGGTGCGGATGAGCTGCCCCCCATGGCAGGGGGTAGCACGGACGGCCAGATCTGTGCAGCGGAGGGGGGAGTTGCGGGCGAAAGGGATGTTGAACCACATGCATCCGACCAATCGATTCATCCAAAGGCTCCAGGCTGGACTAGAAG GGTGAGAATTGGAGCAGCTGCTCCAGGAAGGACGCCTAACCCTGGACGTTCCAGCGCCCTGTGGAAGGCTAATCGTGGATTCGCTGAGAAACCAGGGGAGATTGTGATCGTGCCTGCAATTGGCACAAGCTTTGATACGCTCGGCGAGGCCTATGACTTTCACAATATCCACTCCTGGGAGAAGGCGTTCGGGataaggcacgggaagagcagacTGAATGTGGAGAGGACAAAATGCATGGAAGTTTGTGTTTGTGCG GGAAAACCCGGGGTGGAGGACACTTGA